The DNA segment TGCTTCTACACCTCTCCCACTGACAAAGGACTGATCAATTTTCAACCCATTAATCGGAAAATTATGGAGACGACCTAGTGAGGAATATCCTGTACCGAAATCATCAATTGCTAATTCGATGCCTAAATTTCTCAGTTGATTAAGCATAGTAGTAGCATTTTCCCCATTTTCCATAATTACACTTTCTGTAATTTCCAATTTCAAACTCTGTGCATCTAAACCAGTGTCTTGTAGTACCTGATTAATGTCCTCCAGCAGCTTTTTTTGGCTGAATCGGGAACTACAAAGATTGATACTGATGCTCAGAGGCTGCTTATGTAAATCCGTTGATAGAGAGGGGATCTGTTCCTGCCACTGCCTTGTCTGACGACACGCCTCACGTAATACCCAGGCATCAATCGGGATAATCAGTCCGGTTTCTTGGGCAATTGGCATAAACTCCTCTGGGAAAACAATTCCCTGTTCTGGATGTAGCCAACGTACCAGTGCTTCAAAACCAGTAATTCTCCCGGTTGTCAGTGACACAATAGGCTGATAGTAAACTAGGAACTCATGACGTTCAATTGCTCTGCGTAAGTCGTTTTCTAACTGCAAACGTTCCACTATCTGAACGTGCATATCACTATTAAATATTTCGTAACACGCCTTACCCCGCGCCTTAGCTCGGTACATAGCAATGTCGGCGTTACGTAAAAGGTCTTCTGGTTGCTCATAACCAGTGGCGCTCAAGCTAATGCCGATACTAGCTGTGGTGAAAATTTCATGGCCACTTAGAACCACCGGAACTAACAATTTCTCCTGTATGCGCTCAACGACACGCACTGTGTCACTAATGTCTTGAATACCTTCCAGCAGAATGATGAACTCATCTCCGCCAAAACGCGCAGCTATATCTGTAGGTCGCAGACACTCTATCAGCCTTTGAGCAATAATCACCAGTAATTGGTCGCCAATTGTGTGTCCCAAGCTGTCGTTGATAAACTTGAAGCGATCCAAGTCGAGAAACAGTACAGCAAACAGATGATCCGAATATCGTTTTGCATACTCAACTGCACGTCTTAAGCGGTCTATGAATAAGACTCTATTTGGCAACCCTGTTAGTACATCATGTAGGGCATCATGAACTAATCGCTCTTCTGCTAACTTGCGATCGGTAATATCACGAGAATTAATCACTATACCCTTCACAGATGGCTCCGCCAGAAGATTACTACCAGTTGATTCGAGAAAACACCATGAACCATCTTTGCGCCGAAAACGTGACTCTACTAGTACAGTTGCGCCTAAATTTTGTATTAAGTAATTAAAGCTCTGAGAATTACTAGTAATATCGTCAGGATGAATAAAGTCAAAAGCGTTTTTCCCGACTAGTTCTTCTGGTTTATATCCTAAAATTCGCTCAATAGATGGACTTTCGTAGCGAATAGTTCCATCTGGTTCAAAAATACCAATGATGTCAGAGCTATTTTGAATCAGCGAACGGAATTTAGCTTCACTTTCACGCAGTGCCGCTTCAGCTTGATTGCCGTCAGTAATATCTTCGCTGATGCTTGTCATGCAGATGACGCTCCGTGTTGCCTCCCCATATCCAATATCAGGTCACTCAAAACTTTCGTCTCTGTAATGAAATGATAACAACAGTCTGCCAAGCTCTAGGACAAAGAATAGCACAGGCAGTGAAACTGTAAGGGAGTAAGAGTATCAATATTGAAAACTCTTACTCCTTTATACCCCTGAAAGGCTGACTGAAATCCTTAATTCTGATTTTTGATTGTTAAAATTTGGGTCTGATTGGTTTTGACTAGCAATCGATAAAAATTTTGTTCTTTTATTTGTGTTCTTTGGGCAAACGGAAGTCTTAGCACCATTTAAAGCGTCACAGTGCTAGCAAGCAAGGCTTGTTGTTGTTTATATTCGACTGCAAGCTGATCAAAGGCTTGACGTTGGTTTTGCGAGTACTGCATATAAGCTAAAAACATTTCCTGCATCAGATTAATGTAGAACGAATTATCTTGAAAACTCTTCCACATCTGATCTGGTGAGAGACCATATTTTTGGCACCAGTGTATCAATACGTCATAACCAACCACTGTTCGTACCAGTGCCAGTTTGTGAGGATCTTGCCATACCCTGGACAGCTCTTCTATCAGTGATGGTCGTCGGGGATTCGATATCAGTGCATTCTGCATCCGCCTCCACAATCGACTTTGATAAAGTTCCTCGTTCTCGACCTTCACGTACTCAATAGTGGTTTGATAATTTTCTAGAATCCGACTTTTCCATAAAGCTGTGCAGAGTGATATCGATCCTCCCTCCAGAATCAGCAATTTATGCTGTGACGAGAGCCGGTCGATGTGCTGCAAGGCCAAAGATAACGACTCAAGTGTATTCAAATTACCGTCAGCTAGTTGACGTTCTTCAAGATATATTCGAGTCGTTCCCTCAAGTTCATCAATCAGTGGCCTACCGCTACCAGTTGCTATTTCCTGATAAATCTGGATGCGATCTAGTACAATCACTGGAGCTTTGGTTTGTTTGGCTAAAACAACGGAGCGATCTGTCTTACCTACGCTAGTTGGGCCAAGAATTATATGCAATCGCATGAGGGTTTATACTTAATTTTGTGAATTTTTGTGCCATGAGCTTAAGGGAAGAAACTGGCTATGAACATGACATATTTACGGTAATTTTACTTCACATATCAGAAAATCTAGTATTAATACTGAAATAAAAATAAAATTTTAAATGATACATGATAGAGATTAGTAAAGTCACAGGTGTTGTAATTACGTATGCTGAGGTAAAATATAACTACTAGTATTTATCAGGAATTACAAGATATTTATGGCGATGGCTCACACCTAAAAATATGGAACTTTACCTAATTCGTCATGGCATCGCTGAAGCACAAAAAACTGGTATAAAAGATGAGGAGCGTGAGCTTACCCAGGAAGGAAAACAAAAAACTGAAAAAGTTGCTTACCGTCTC comes from the Nostoc sp. PCC 7120 = FACHB-418 genome and includes:
- a CDS encoding putative bifunctional diguanylate cyclase/phosphodiesterase, encoding MTSISEDITDGNQAEAALRESEAKFRSLIQNSSDIIGIFEPDGTIRYESPSIERILGYKPEELVGKNAFDFIHPDDITSNSQSFNYLIQNLGATVLVESRFRRKDGSWCFLESTGSNLLAEPSVKGIVINSRDITDRKLAEERLVHDALHDVLTGLPNRVLFIDRLRRAVEYAKRYSDHLFAVLFLDLDRFKFINDSLGHTIGDQLLVIIAQRLIECLRPTDIAARFGGDEFIILLEGIQDISDTVRVVERIQEKLLVPVVLSGHEIFTTASIGISLSATGYEQPEDLLRNADIAMYRAKARGKACYEIFNSDMHVQIVERLQLENDLRRAIERHEFLVYYQPIVSLTTGRITGFEALVRWLHPEQGIVFPEEFMPIAQETGLIIPIDAWVLREACRQTRQWQEQIPSLSTDLHKQPLSISINLCSSRFSQKKLLEDINQVLQDTGLDAQSLKLEITESVIMENGENATTMLNQLRNLGIELAIDDFGTGYSSLGRLHNFPINGLKIDQSFVSGRGVEAGNLHIVETIVTLSSKLGVDVTAEGVETPAQLQRLRELKCEYGQGYFFSEPLDSDSAKALIISNPQW
- a CDS encoding isopentenyl transferase family protein; its protein translation is MRLHIILGPTSVGKTDRSVVLAKQTKAPVIVLDRIQIYQEIATGSGRPLIDELEGTTRIYLEERQLADGNLNTLESLSLALQHIDRLSSQHKLLILEGGSISLCTALWKSRILENYQTTIEYVKVENEELYQSRLWRRMQNALISNPRRPSLIEELSRVWQDPHKLALVRTVVGYDVLIHWCQKYGLSPDQMWKSFQDNSFYINLMQEMFLAYMQYSQNQRQAFDQLAVEYKQQQALLASTVTL